The following are from one region of the Desulfonatronum thiosulfatophilum genome:
- a CDS encoding amino acid ABC transporter permease — translation MSVPSPDTAPGKSRTSLFAALSGLANNPAFRSALIQLLVFAVVVAGLIWLVSTTADNLKRAGISSGFGFLDQTAGFEISQTLIEYSRASTYARVFWVGLLNTMLVSVISIVASTLIGFLVGVLRLSSNWLVSRLAAAYIGLVRNIPLLLQILFWYIAILMPLPGPRLAYSLWDVFFLCNRGLILPRPEFHPGAWLILTFTVLAVFSVIALAIWARRRQRLTGRIFPTFLSSLGLLIVLPLLGTALAGFPVTWEIPELRGFNFQGGVTLLPELTALVLALTLYTAGFIAENVRAGIQSVDRGQEEAAAALGLRPGPIMRLVIIPQAMRVIIPPLTSQHLTLVKNSSLAVVIGYPDLISVFAGTTLNQTGQAVEIIAMTMLFYLTVSLLISLFMNWYNNRMAQKER, via the coding sequence ATGTCCGTCCCTTCGCCTGATACGGCCCCCGGGAAATCCCGTACATCCCTGTTTGCCGCGCTTTCCGGACTTGCGAACAATCCCGCTTTTCGCTCCGCGCTGATCCAGTTGCTGGTCTTTGCCGTGGTGGTAGCCGGGCTGATCTGGCTGGTCTCCACCACGGCGGATAATCTGAAGCGAGCCGGAATTTCCTCGGGATTCGGCTTTCTCGATCAGACAGCAGGTTTCGAGATCAGTCAGACCCTGATCGAATACTCACGAGCCAGCACCTATGCCCGGGTCTTCTGGGTGGGCCTGTTGAATACCATGCTGGTTTCGGTGATCAGCATCGTGGCCTCCACCCTGATCGGCTTTCTGGTGGGCGTGCTCCGGTTGTCCTCCAACTGGCTGGTTTCGCGCCTGGCCGCGGCCTACATCGGATTGGTGCGGAACATTCCCCTGCTGCTGCAGATTCTGTTCTGGTACATCGCGATCCTGATGCCTCTGCCCGGGCCACGCTTGGCCTACAGTCTCTGGGACGTGTTTTTTCTCTGCAACCGGGGACTGATTCTGCCCCGACCTGAATTTCATCCCGGTGCCTGGCTGATTCTCACGTTTACTGTCTTGGCCGTGTTCTCGGTTATCGCCCTGGCGATCTGGGCCAGACGCCGCCAGCGCCTTACCGGCCGAATATTTCCAACTTTTCTCTCCTCGCTGGGACTGCTGATTGTCTTGCCCCTGCTGGGCACTGCCCTGGCCGGTTTTCCCGTGACCTGGGAGATCCCGGAACTGCGCGGCTTCAATTTCCAGGGCGGGGTGACCCTGCTTCCGGAACTGACAGCCCTGGTCCTGGCCCTGACTCTGTATACCGCGGGATTCATTGCCGAGAACGTCCGGGCCGGGATTCAGTCCGTGGACAGGGGGCAGGAAGAAGCCGCCGCGGCTCTTGGGTTGCGGCCCGGTCCGATCATGCGCCTGGTGATCATCCCCCAGGCCATGCGGGTGATCATTCCGCCATTGACCAGCCAGCATCTGACCCTGGTCAAGAACTCCTCCCTGGCCGTGGTCATCGGTTATCCGGACCTGATCTCGGTTTTTGCCGGTACCACGCTCAACCAGACCGGGCAGGCCGTCGAGATCATCGCCATGACCATGCTTTTCTATCTGACCGTGAGCCTGCTCATCTCCCTGTTCATGAACTGGTACAACAACCGGATGGCCCAGAAGGAGCGGTAG
- a CDS encoding amino acid ABC transporter substrate-binding protein yields the protein MMRKVLCLVALATFLWSGAASADVLENIKSKGFISCGVAGKVPGFSAPDEKGVWRGLDVDYCRALASAVFNDPEKVRFVPLTTSERFTAVQTGEVDVLSRNTTWTFQRDVEQGIDFSGIIFFDGQGFMVNKNLGVSSAKELNDASICIQIGTTTEMNVSDYFATHGMTYKPVVFESADEATVIYDSGRCDVYTTDASGLAARRTTLSNPDDHIILPEIISKEPLGPSVRQGDPRWSKIARWTLFALINAEELGVNSQNVDQMLESPNPNIKRLLGQEGNFGEQFGLTNAWAYQIIKHVGNYGEIFDRNVGPNTALKLNRVQNDLWTRGGLLYAPPIR from the coding sequence ATGATGCGCAAGGTTTTGTGTTTGGTTGCCCTGGCAACGTTCCTGTGGTCCGGCGCTGCTTCGGCGGATGTTCTGGAGAATATCAAGTCCAAAGGATTCATCTCCTGCGGGGTGGCCGGTAAAGTGCCCGGCTTTTCCGCGCCTGACGAGAAAGGCGTCTGGAGAGGTCTTGATGTGGACTATTGTCGAGCTCTGGCCTCAGCCGTGTTCAATGATCCCGAGAAGGTCCGTTTCGTACCCCTGACCACATCGGAACGCTTCACCGCGGTACAGACCGGCGAAGTGGACGTGCTTTCACGGAACACCACTTGGACTTTTCAGCGGGACGTAGAACAAGGCATTGATTTTTCGGGTATCATCTTTTTCGACGGTCAGGGCTTCATGGTCAACAAGAATCTGGGCGTCTCCAGCGCCAAGGAGCTGAACGATGCCTCCATCTGCATCCAGATCGGAACCACCACGGAAATGAACGTCTCCGACTACTTCGCGACCCACGGCATGACCTACAAGCCCGTGGTCTTCGAAAGCGCGGACGAGGCCACAGTGATCTACGACTCAGGACGTTGCGATGTATACACCACGGATGCCTCCGGCCTGGCCGCCCGGCGGACCACCCTGTCCAACCCGGATGATCACATCATCCTGCCGGAAATTATTTCCAAGGAACCCCTGGGACCCTCAGTGCGTCAGGGAGATCCCCGTTGGAGCAAGATCGCCCGCTGGACCCTGTTTGCCCTGATCAATGCCGAGGAATTGGGCGTGAACTCCCAGAACGTGGATCAGATGCTGGAATCTCCCAATCCCAACATCAAGCGGTTGTTGGGACAGGAAGGGAATTTTGGCGAGCAGTTCGGGCTGACCAACGCCTGGGCCTATCAGATCATCAAGCATGTGGGCAATTACGGTGAGATCTTTGACCGCAACGTAGGTCCGAACACGGCCCTGAAGTTGAATCGCGTCCAGAATGATCTCTGGACCCGCGGTGGTCTGCTCTACGCTCCCCCGATTCGTTAA